In Athalia rosae chromosome 6, iyAthRosa1.1, whole genome shotgun sequence, one DNA window encodes the following:
- the LOC105690358 gene encoding peptidyl-prolyl cis-trans isomerase cyp11: MANVRPRTFFDIEVGGLPMGRVVFELYSDICPETCENFRALCVGDKGIGKTTGKPLHYKGIVFHRVVKDFMIQGGDFSVGNGTGGESIYGGTFPDENFFATHDKPYLLSMANRGKDTNGSQFFITTQPAPHLDNVHVVFGEVVSGQEVVKHVEGLPVDRMSRPLQDAKVVNCGELVLKAKGKVKKRALKSRARGGSSSSAASSSSESDSHVGESRKKKKKSKKSKKRSRSEEGEIPDSAEEEANKVHPLVSVTKIDPDEIPEIPANKFLYRAGSTNNANQKEFRQRYGRDRNRSHTKSGRIVKGRGIFRFRTPSRSRSRSMTPPHWKQAQNRTIKLHEFQKLEKMRIKKDEEGDADQDLGLISRHSQREAERKKRFSVASDTKIGSELTNNEENSEKAVFYDENAQSMNIDNSSQVSRSHENVNLTVEKNGDDRRPDNKRIDDRGEGYRRNRSKIDNRGYHARDTGDRNRKRGRSRSRDRRRSRDREHSRRSSRERRGRRHNSLRRRSSQRSGNRADRHMDTSRREKRNETKKSNDSENKDSQQLNVERKMENVQKEDRDQTSDVQPKFKRRSRSSSNSSRASKE, encoded by the exons ATGGCTAATGTTAGGCCACGAACATTCTTTGACATAGAGGTGGGCGGTTTGCCAATGGGTCGTGTTGTTTTTGAACTCTACTCAGACATTTGCCCCGAaacatgtgaaaattttcgtgctTTGTGTGTGGGTGATAAGGGGATAGGGAAGACAACAGGAAAACCACTGCATTACAAAGGGATCGTCTTTCACCGTGTTGTTAAAGATTTTATGATTCAAGGTGGAGATTTCTCAGTTGGAAATGGCACCGGTGGTGAATCGATTTATGGAGGGACCTTTCCAG atgaaaacttttttgcCACCCATGATAAACCATATTTATTATCTATGGCCAATCGTGGGAAAGACACAAATGGTTCACAATTCTTTAT TACAACGCAACCGGCGCCCCACCTCGACAA CGTTCATGTCGTATTTGGAGAAGTGGTTTCTGGACAGGAAGTTGTTAAACATGTGGAAGGTCTACCTGTGGATCGCATGTCACGTCCTTTACAAGATGCCAAAGTCGTGAACTGCGGGGAACTTGTTCTGAAGGCAAAAGGCAAAG TTAAAAAACGAGCATTGAAAAGCCGTGCACGTGGCGGATCGTCATCTTCGGCAGCATCATCTTCATCAGAATCTGATTCTCATGTGGGTGaaagtaggaagaaaaaaaagaaatcaaagaagAG CAAGAAGCGTTCTAGATCAGAGGAAGGCGAAATTCCTGATTCTGCAGAAGAGGAAGCTAATAAAGTTCATCCACTCGTTTCTGTGACTAAAATTGATCCGGACGAGATCCCTGAGATACCAGCCAACAAATTTCTGTATAGAGCTGGATCTACTAATAACGCCAATCAGAAAGAATTCAGACAACGTTATGGGAGAGATAGAAACCGCAGCCATACCAAAAGCGGACGAATTGTCAAAGGCAGAGGCATATTT AGATTCCGTACGCCTTCGCGCAGCCGTTCCAGGAGTATGACGCCACCACATTGGAAGCAGGCTCAGAATCGTACAATCAAGCTTCATGAATTTCAG AAACTGGAGAAAATGCGAATCAAGAAGGATGAGGAGGGAGATGCAGACCAAGACCTGGGATTGATTTCTCGCCATAGCCAACGTGaggcagaaagaaaaaaaagattctctGTGGCGAGCGACACGAAAATCGGTTCCGAGCTAActaataacgaagaaaattcggaaaaagcTGTGTTTTACGACGAAAATGCTCAGTCGATGAATATTGATAATTCATCACAAGTTTCCCGGAGTCATGAGAACGTGAATTTAACCGTTGAGAAGAATGGGGACGATCGTAGACCAGATAACAAACGCATTGATGATAGGGGGGAAGGGTATCGCcggaatcgatcgaaaatcgataacCGGGGATATCACGCAAGGGACACGGGAGACCGTAATCGAAAACGCGGTCGCTCGAGGTCCAGAGACCGTCGGAGGTCTAGAGATCGTGAACACAGTAGAAGGAGTAGCCGAgagagaagagggagaagaCATAATTCTTTGCGGCGACGTAGTTCCCAAAGATCTGGCAACCGGGCAGACAGACACATGGACACCAGTCGCCGCGAAAAACGCAAcgaaactaaaaaatcaaatgattcAGAGAACAAAGATTCCCAGCAACTGAATGTGGagcgaaaaatggaaaatgtacaAAAAGAAGATCGAGATCAGACATCGGACGTACAGCCCAAGTTTAAACGCCGATCTCGCTCATCTAGTAACAGTAGTCGAGCCTCCAAAGAATGA
- the LOC105690348 gene encoding collagen alpha-1(I) chain-like translates to MMGGHGWVKLLFLGTTLFLVLITAPLQTQAAKPKSRHRAIRPVQAQQPVNPTNPEYNEYDEYYDNYDDYEDLQLRNGTQNERVPPPTSGPPTDNLVRPRPATPEVTTNPPPAETPSTPVPPALLPDETTEPGSPAPGGEDEREPGLSPPTSPSEIIPGASNRVNSVAITGPRGEDGRPGDSGRPGDSGFPGTPGTPGIPGPPGPPGPAPDVSLYYQQLALAQAGQDKGPTGGAAPFYASPDAFSYLQAQVGPVGPRGPPGPPGSPGPQGFQGIRSEPGEPGPPGPTGPPGPRGLTGLSGKDGDAGEDGEPGPPGSQGPVGPRGLPGMPGLPGIKGHRGFPGLDGAKGDQGHTGEKGSAGAPGPIGPMGPMGPAGPRGERGREGPPGPPGVRGMDGVSGPPGHPGANGKSGPPGFPGSPGIKGDQGAQGPKGSQGLQGPRGESGRPGQPGESGPQGAPGKDGFPGEKGSTGAPGMLGSPGFPGVRGQPGLAGSPGTPGAKGMPGTPGSRGFKGETGSKGDSGAPGPRGMPGPPGNEGKRGKRGMRGPIGATGSAGERGLPGVRGLPGPDGPVGPKGQTGDRGPSGGSGPKGGTGDPGRPGLPGLQGPRGLMGRPGATGKPGNPGERGIQGADGKPGDSGPPGVQGLPGPLGLPGDKGYPGEPGKDGEPGAQGPPGPRGDSGKDGPPGTQGAPGPPGGDGERGPAGPAGPRGFQGLPGVSGNPGMPGKDGEQGTQGPPGLPGPVGNRGDRGFPGDRGPVGSPGSPGPRGETGAQGTDGLPGTAGPPGDKGHSGPPGLVGLPGLRGLPGSPGDKGERGSFGPVGPEGPPGRIGERGPQGPMGQTGPPGEPAERGDTGPPGPAGEVGAPGSPGERGPPGPIGLQGFPGPHGLSGLPGSKGERGYPGLKGDQGHPGAAGNPGEQGPQGLIGLTGAKGARGEPGARGETGMMGPSGLPGLLGASGQPGAAGPPGPPGLPGIKGVVGDVGRQGNPGPAGNPGPPGFDGLKGDSGAEGPPGPIGPPGPQGSPGDRGLPGLPGTPGSIGARGLRGASGETGMPGKPGTEGPPGPQGLPGPNGPPGPAGDAGPEGPPGKSGPPGIAGRPGDKGPSGMPGPPGSSGPSGLPGPPGQAGPQGQAGERGARGDAGPQGVEGQQGPRGKPGPTGPEGAKGEHGEPGPIGAKGHRGLIGLQGLPGAPGIPGEKGMIGLPGIPGKDGEIGTRGPPGRDGNQGPQGMPGNPGPRGPSGEEGRHGAPGPAGPPGPPGPPGELGLGYDAASLAALLGQGQGQSKGPDSFSGDEPPRIFGKDITEAERRELVSKAFEQLKISFQKFRKPDGQKQDPAKTCRDLFVAYPDKPSGEYWIDPNEGDSKDAILVYCDTDKSKTCVMPKPERSPEITYTGEEQEVWLSELENGMQITYKADSNQISFLQLLSTHAEQNLTYHCKNSVGYFDTERRTYRRGLKLLTWNDAELTPRGNQRLRYDVVLDECRDRLDKWGKTVLSYETDKPIRLPLLDVALRDVGKPEQSFSVQVGPVCFR, encoded by the exons ACCACCGAACCGGGGTCACCAGCTCCAG GTGGCGAGGATGAAAGGGAACCCGGTCTATCG CCGCCCACTTCACCTTCGGAAATTATTCCGGGCGCGAGCAACCGTGTGAACTCGGTCGCTATAACGGGTCCAAGG gGAGAAGACGGACGTCCAGGAGACAGCGGACGTCCCGGAGACTCGGGATTTCCGGGGACGCCTGGAACCCCTGGAATTCCTGGACCACCCGGGCCACCGGGCCCCGCACCTGAC GTTTCCCTCTACTACCAACAACTCGCATTGGCTCAGGCCGGACAAGACAAGGGTCCAACGGGGGGTGCCGCGCCCTTTTATGCATCTCCAGATGCATTCTCCTATCTCCAGGCTCAAGTTGGTCCTGTAGGACCACGCGGACCACCTG GGCCACCAGGTAGTCCCGGTCCCCAGGGATTCCAGGGAATACGAAGCGAACCCGGAGAACCAGGACCCCCAGGCCCCACAGGTCCTCCGGGACCTCGAGGATTAACCGGACTCTCCGGAAAAGAT GGCGATGCCGGGGAGGATGGTGAACCTGGACCCCCAGGATCACAGGGACCGGTTGGTCCGCGAGGATTACCCGGTATGCCTGGCCTTCCTGGTATCAAGGGTCATCGGGGATTTCCTGGACTCGACGGGGCTAAGGGGGACCAAGGCCACACCGGGGAGAAGGGATCTGCCGGTGCACCGGGGCCGATCGGGCCGATGGGACCAATG GGTCCTGCAGGACCCCGAGGAGAGAGGGGGCGCGAAGGGCCTCCCGGACCACCCGGAGTAAGAGGAATGGACGGAGTTTCCGGACCACCCGGACATCCC GGTGCGAACGGCAAGTCAGGACCTCCCGGGTTTCCCGGTAGTCCTGGTATCAAGGGAGATCAAGGAGCTCAGGGTCCGAAGGGTAGCCAAGGTCTGCAGGGTCCGAGGG GTGAATCGGGTCGACCTGGGCAACCGGGAGAATCCGGGCCTCAAGGAGCGCCAGGAAAAGATGGATTTCCAGGTGAGAAAGGAAGCACAGGAGCACCGGGGATGCTAGGTTCACCCGGTTTCCCTGGTGTTCGCGGACAGCCTGGTCTCGCTGGAAGTCCGGGTACGCCCGGTGCCAAAGGAATGCCG GGCACGCCTGGCTCGAGGGGATTCAAAGGGGAGACAGGGTCGAAAGGTGACTCCGGGGCGCCCGGTCCTAGGGGAATGCCGGGGCCACCAGGtaacgagggaaaaagaggaaagcgAGGCATGCGAGGTCCGATCGGGGCGACGGGATCTGCTGGCGAACGTGGGCTACCCGGAGTTCGTGGGCTACCAGGGCCCGACGGGCCTGTGGGTCCAAAAG GACAAACGGGGGATCGGGGACCATCGGGAGGCAGCGGACCAAAGGGAGGAACCGGGGATCCCGGAAGGCCAGGTCTTCCAGGGCTGCAG GGTCCTCGCGGTTTGATGGGTCGTCCGGGTGCTACTGGCAAGCCAGGTAATCCTGGAGAGCGTGGAATTCAAGGTGCGGATGGTAAGCCCGGTGATTCGGGACCTCCGGGAGTCCAGGGATTGCCCGGACCGCTAGGGTTACCCGGAGACAAGGGATACCCG GGAGAACCAGGAAAAGACGGTGAACCAGGCGCGCAAGGTCCACCTGGTCCGAGGGGGGACTCAGGGAAGGATGGACCACCCGGTACACAAGGCGCACCCGGACCACCAGGAGGTGACGGGGAAAGAGGACCAGCCGGTCCCGCGGGTCCTAGAGGATTCCAA GGTTTGCCCGGAGTCAGCGGGAATCCAGGAATGCCTGGAAAAGATGGTGAACAGGGGACACAAGGACCACCGGGACTTCCAGGTCCGGTTGGTAACAGGGGTGACCGTGGATTCCCCGGAGACCGTGGTCCAGTCGGATCACCCGGATCACCGGGACCTAGAGGAGAAACAGGAGCACAAGGCACGGATGGATTACCG GGCACGGCAGGGCCACCCGGAGACAAGGGACACTCCGGACCTCCAGGACTCGTGGGTTTGCCAGGATTGAGAGGATTGCCTGGATCACCTGGAGacaagggagagagagggtcGTTCGGACCAGTAGGACCTGAGGGGCCACCAG GACGTATCGGCGAACGCGGACCGCAAGGTCCGATGGGACAGACAGGTCCCCCGGGCGAACCCGCGGAGCGTGGAGACACAGGACCTCCAGGACCTGCTGGGGAGGTTGGTGCCCCCGGTAGCCCGGGAGAGAGAGGACCTCCGGGTCCGATCGGGCTACAAGGTTTCCCTGGACCACATGGTCTTTCAGGACTACCCGGCAGCAAGGGCGAACGAGGATATCCCGGGCTCAAAGGAGACCAAGGCCACCCGGGTGCAGCGG GTAATCCCGGTGAACAGGGGCCTCAGGGACTAATCGGTCTGACTGGGGCCAAGGGAGCGCGAGGTGAACCGGGTGCTAGGGGTGAAACTGGAATGATGGGACCTTCCGGTCTGCCCGGACTATTGGGTGCTTCT GGACAACCTGGAGCTGCGGGGCCACCTGGTCCACCGGGACTTCCGGGAATCAAAGGCGTTGTAGGGGATGTAGGACGTCAAGGTAACCCAGGACCTGCTGGTAACCCTGGACCACCTGGGTTTGACGGTCTTAAAGGAGACAGTGGCGCAGAAGGACCACCAGGCCCGATCGGTCCTCCGGGACCCCAGGGATCACCTGGAGATCGCGGACTTCCCGGACTTCCAGGAACCCCTGGCTCAATCGGCGCCAGAGGTTTGCGGGGCGCGTCT GGGGAAACTGGAATGCCAGGAAAACCAGGAACGGAAGGTCCACCAGGACCCCAAGGACTACCAGGACCAAATGGGCCACCGGGTCCTGCCGGAGATGCTGGGCCAGAGGGTCCACCGGGTAAATCGGGACCACCAGGTATCGCTGGAAGACCGGGAGACAAGGGACCATCTGGGATGCCAGGGCCACCTGGTTCATCTGGACCGAGCGGATTACCT GGGCCACCAGGACAAGCCGGACCCCAAGGGCAAGCTGGAGAGAGGGGAGCGCGAGGCGACGCAGGACCTCAGGGCGTCGAAGGACAACAG GGTCCCCGCGGTAAGCCCGGACCGACTGGACCCGAGGGAGCAAAGGGAGAACATGGCGAACCAGGACCAATTGGTGCAAAGGGTCATCGTGGGCTTATAGGTCTGCAGGGATTGCCAGGTGCTCCAGGTATCCCCGGGGAGAAGGGTATGATAGGGCTGCCAGGCATCCCTGGCAAAGATGGCGAAATAGGGACACGAGGTCCTCCTGGTAGGGACGGCAATCAAGGTCCACAGGGTATGCCCGGGAATCCAGGGCCCAGAGGACCGTCAGGGGAAGAAGGAAGACACGGAGCTCCAGGACCAGCAGGGCCACCTGGTCCCCCTGGACCACCGGGAGAACTTGGCCTGGGTTACGACGCTGCATCTTTGGCTGCTCTTCTCG GTCAAGGACAAGGACAAAGCAAGGGTCCGGATTCTTTCAGCGGCGACGAACCGCCCAGGATATTCGGGAAGGATATTACGGAGGCGGAGCGCAGAGAACTGGTATCGAAGGCCTTCGAGCAGCTAAAGATATCATTCCAGAAATTCAGAAAACCTGACGGACAGAAACAAGACCCGGCGAAAACTTGCAGGGATCTATTTGTAGCGTATCCAGATAAACCGAGCG GGGAGTACTGGATAGACCCCAACGAGGGTGATAGCAAGGACGCGATCCTGGTGTACTGCGACACGGACAAATCCAAGACTTGTGTAATGCCAAAGCCTGAGCGTTCTCCAGAAATCACGTATACCGGCGAGGAACAAGAAGTCTGGCTCAGCGAGCTTGAGAACGGAATGCAG ATTACGTACAAGGCGGACAGCAACCAGATAAGTTTCCTACAACTTTTGTCCACCCACGCTGAACAGAATTTGACTTACCACTGCAAGAACTCGGTGGGGTATTTCGACACGGAGCGTCGAACCTACAGACGAGGTCTAAAACTCCTGACGTGGAACGACGCGGAGCTCACACCCCGTGGTAACCAGCGTTTGCGATACGACGTTGTGTTGGATGAGTGTCGG GACCGTCTCGATAAATGGGGCAAGACAGTACTCAGCTATGAAACGGACAAACCGATTCGTCTGCCTTTATTGGACGTCGCTTTGAGGGATGTAGGAAAGCCAGAGCAGAGCTTTTCAGTTCAAGTCGGACCTGTTTGCTTCAGGTAA